The Arcobacter porcinus sequence ACTTCTATTTTTCTTTGCCTTATTCTTTCATTACTATTTTTATCACCCTTAATACAAACTTGCTCAGTACAATTTAAACAATCCATATGCAGTTGACAAGGCATCATAGAAAAATCATGAATACAAACACCAAAATCAGTTTTATGAGCTGTTCTTACCTTAAGCTGTGCATATTCATCACGAGATATAACTACTTTCTTTTTAATCCCTTCTATGTTATTCAGTTGACTCATCAGCATTTCTTCATTTCCGACAGCTTTTTGAACTAATAATAACATTTCATTCGCAGAAACATGATCATAGGCTCTATTTTGGCTAACTTCTTTTCGCCCTGACCACTTTGCAATATCGAGTTGACTTGCACCACCTTTTTGTGCTAAAGTATTTAAATAATGCCTAAATTGATGTGTAGTAACTTTAATAGGATCTCCATTAGATTCTTTAAATCCAAATCTTTCAAAAATAGAAGATTTAGATATTCCTTGTCTAGAGCCTAATGCATCATTAATAAAACCAATATTAAAATTATCTATTGATGGTAAAATTGTTGATTTTATATAATTATATTCATTTAGTCTTTGAATTAATAAAGTTTCAGAATACTTAAATCCCTTTTCTTTGTTTATATATGGGAAATCTTTAGGTAAAGACTCTAGAATAGCTTTTTCTAATGCTTTAAAACCTACTATAACCTTCTTATTTACTATTTCATATTGTATATTATAAATTTTACATAAATTTGCCACACCTTTTAACTCTTTACCAAACAAAATTAAAGAAATATCTTTTGTAGTTAACAACGTTTTATTACGCATATACTTTAATTCTTCTGGTATATATAAATCATTAGGATTTTCTTCATACCATTTAGCAACTTTTCTTGCTTCTTTAGTTAATTCTCTAATTTGATTAATTGCTTTCTTTACAACATCTACCATTGAAGGAATTATCCATTTAACCATTGGTTCAGCACCTTTTTCTGGATACCATCTTAAACCATATTTTTCTTTACCATCTAATCCTTTTTGTACAACTTCACAATACTCTTGTAACAATAAAACCTCACCTATTCTATTAGGAGCTCCAAATAAAATAGCTATGATTGATGTTATTAAAATATCTTTTGGTTCTGTTGCTTTTAAAAATATCTCTGGTAATGCTTCTAGAGCTCTTTCTGAAGGCATTTTTTCATTTCTTCTATCATCTGCTTTTTTACCAACTCTTAGTGCATCATTTGGTCTTTTAGCTGAATTCTTCCAATCTATAGGTATCTTTGAAATCCTTTTTTCAGAAATAAATTGAGCAACTTTTTGTAAAAAAGCTCCTTGTCTATATACTACTGCTTCCGTGAAATTTTCTTTACCAATTGCAATAGCTCTATTTAAAACATCTGTAGTTATATTTAGAGGATTTGCTGTTTGTGTCATTTCAATTAAAGCTTGTTCTAAAAGCCTCATTGAAGCAATTAAAGGTACTAAACTTTTAACTGGCTCCATTGCTTGTTTGTATCTTAAATAAGCCTTTGTAAAACTTAAAAATGGCTCTTTCAATGGAATAAGATTATCTATAGTAAATTTATTAAATTCTTTAGAGCATTTAAGATTAGAAAATATTATTTTTTGTTTTGTATTTTGTTTTCCTGGATTTGTTTCTGTTATATCCCAAATATTAGAATCAAAAAGTAAATCCTTACCAAAAATTTCTAAATCATTTTTTGCCATATTTATAAAATCAAACAATATTTCTTCTGAACTAAAATCTTCATTTACGGAATAGTATTTACTTTGCGACATCTACTATTACCTCAATCTTATTATCTTTATACTCCATACAAGCTTTTACAATTTGAGCTACCGCCATAATTGTTTTATCATTAACACTTGCAATTCTGTAATCAGTTACCTCTAGTAATCTTTCTCTTTCTCTAAGTAAGTGTTGTAACACTGCTTCATGTGGTCCATCTATCCATGCTTGAAAACTACTACAAGTATAGCAAGCCAATGGTGACATCTGCCCACAGAAACTATGACTCCCACATTTTCCTGAAGGAGTACAAGTTTTATCAATACTTGGATTTATGATATCAGCTTCAGGATCATTTGCACGAATAGCTTTTGATTTATCTTTAACTAATGTTCCTGAAAATGCTTGCGCAATAGGAGCCATATACAATGCTAGTGCTCTATCTAATCTTTCTATTATTTCTGGTCTTGACTCTACATACACTTGTGCATTTTGTGTATCACTATGATCTAGTATCTCTGCGATTATAAGACTTCCATGTCCTTCTACTGCAGCTCGTGTTCCAATTGTTCTTCTAAATCGAATTGGAGTTATATGCATAAAATCATTTGTTCTTTCTGATTTTAATTTTAAATGATTAAGTACATTTTCGATTTTAGAACTTAATTGAGATGTTGTTAAATGATATTTCAATAAATAATTATTATCTTCATTATAACTTATTGAAGTATTATTAAAAAAAAGAGGTGCTTCACTTACATTTGGGAAAATATCTTTAAATTTATTTTTGATTTCCGCAGTATAATTTAATATTAGGTTTGAAAAACTAACAGGGACAATTCTTTTTTTGAATTCACTTCTTACACCTTTTCTATTCTTTACTCTTGGAATATTTAAAAAAACTTCATAACTACCATCATTTCGCTTAGCAAATATTACATCTTTTATTTTCATTTGAGCAAATTGAATTGGTCTTGAACCATAAATCATAAAAAGCCATACAAGAATATAATCATCCGTCTTTATTTCATTTTTTGCATAAGAATTATTAATTGCTGTTTGAATTAACTCTAACTCAATATCTGTAAATGGCCCCATAAAAGGATCCATTGTTGCAATTGCTTCTCCTTTAGGATTCCCTTTAATCTTTATTTCTCGAAGATATCCATAAGCTTCTTTTGTTATACAAGAATCACCCATCTCATACCATTTTTTTAAGAATCCCGATAAAGAGCCAAGATACCAATCTCGTTCTTTACCTAAATATCCCCTAAAATTAATAAGATTCATATCAGTAATTATAGAAATTTTATTTTCAAAATTATCTGATATATATTTACAAAATATTTTTAAATATTTATACATATTTTCAGAATGTCTAGAAGAATGATTCTCTAAATACCATTTAAAAACATTTTTACAACTATACAAATTTTTATTATCAAGATTTATTTTTTTGAAATCAAATATTATTCTTCTATTTGCATCGTTAATATCCCATAAATCTTTATTTGGGTCAAAAACAACACCATTTTTTGTTTGACTAACATGAAGAAAGTGATTAATACTTTTTAAATCATTGATCATTTCTTGTACTCCATTCTAGAATTCTTAAACAGATTTTCTGCCATTTCATTAATTACTTCATTTGCTTTTTCTCTAACATGTCTTTTTGTATAATTTTCAGCCATTTTTGAACCATCTCTCCATCCCATTTGATAATTTCTAATTTGTTGTTCTCTTTCTTCTGTTATCTCTTTTTTATCCATAAGCTTAGAAAAATTATCATTCCAAGTATGTCTTAATGTATGTGCAGTAAAATCATCAGGTAAAGTAGGAATTTTTTTTCTCAATCTTCTGAACATTACTGATATAGCTTCTAGACTTAATGGATTACCATCTGTTCCAGAAACTATTAAATACTCATTTTTCTTTGCTCCTCTTATTTTTGATCTATAATCTAAAATATAATGTTCAGTAATTTCCATTATTTTATCAGGTATTGCCAATATTCTACTTTTAGTTTTTACATTAGGCTTATTTATTCTTGGATCATCAATATCATCTGCTCGTCTTAGAATTTTAACTTGCTTTTTTCTAAAATCAATATCTGATATTTTTATATTTAGAAGCTCACCTTTTCTTATTCCAAACTTTATTAACCATACAAATATTACTTCATTTCTTGATTTTAGGAAGTCTCCTCTAAAAGGATTATTTTCAGACTTTCTATTAATCAAATCCAAAAGAGTTTTCATTTCTTCTTCTGATAATCCTTCTTTTCCATCTATTAATGAATTAGATGACTTTGCAGGAATGCGTGCTTCAATTTTTTCTTTAAAATCTTTTAAATTGTCTTTAAGTGTTAAGAAATTTAAACTATTTATCTTAGCTCTTCCTAAGTATCCATTAGCTAACCAAATCACATAATCTCTGATTGTTCTTAATCTATTTCCTGCAGTAGCTTTATCAACAAAATTTCTTTTATCAAGATAATTAGCACTTCTAAACTTTTCTAACGACTTTAATGATAAAGTTTTAAATAATGGTTTATCATTCTTAGTATTTATAATATCATCAATAATATCATCTATTTTAAATTTACAGTCTTCAACAATTCCTTCTAATTCATAATGATGAAATATTATGCCATCTTCAAATCTTTTAAGAAAAAATTCTTCACTCATATAATATTTCTCTAACAGAAGTTTAAAGAAAGAAATATTTCGTAGTGTGTATTTAATTGTAGCTGCAGCTTTACCTTTTGATCTTACTTGGGTTAAAATAAAAAGTGTAGAGTTAATATCAGGTATTCCAGTATCTGAATTTATTAGTAAGGGAAATATTTCTCCTGTTGAAGTTATAATTGTTTTTTCTTTAAATCTTTTCATAATTTATTTCCACTTTTATAGTGTTGTCATTATAATAAATTTAAAAAATTTAGTCAAGTAAATGTGTAAATAAAATTTTCGAAAGAATTTAAAAAGATATATAAGTAGAATCCCCTTAGAAAGGGGATATAAAAGAATTAATATTATATATAATATAAAATATATTTACATATTATATTAGTGTACCTATTAAAACGGTATTTCGTCATCGATATCAATTTCAGGAATATTTGAAGCAGCTCTTTGCTGATTCATATTTCCACCATAGTTGTCATACGAAGCTTGGTTATTATTATACTCTTGTTGCTGAGGAGCTTGATTATAGTTTTGGTTTTGATTGTATGAATTTTGATTATATCCACCACCATCATTTGAACCTTTACTATCAAGCATTTTCATCTCATCAACTCTTAAAGTATGTCTATTTCTATTGCTTCCATCTTGAGCAGTCCATTGTTCATAAACAAGTCTACCTTCTAATAAAACTTTAGAACCTTTTCTTAAGTATTGATTTGCAACTTCTGCTATTCTTCCAAAAATATTAAACTCCAAAAAGCATACTTCCTCTTTTTGCTCTCCTGTTTGTGCTTTATATTTATATGAAGTTGCAATAGAACTTCTAGCAATAGCAGCACCACTTGGAAGATATTTTAGTTCAATATCTCTTGTAAGATTTCCTACCATAATTACTTTATTATACATAAAAGGCTCCTTTTTATAAAAATTATTTAGCAGCTTTTTTTAGAGCTTCTTCACTCATTTTTGTCCAAGAAATAATCTCTTTTTTAGTTTCATATTTAATAAATATAAATCTAACTAAGTTTTCATTATTTTTGTAGTTTCTTTCAATTTCTGCAATAGCTGCTGCTGGTGCTTTGAAATATGCAACAAAGTAATAACCTCTTTTTTGTTTAGCAATTTCGTATGCTAACTCTTTGATACCGATGTTATCAGTAGATAAAATCTCTGCACCATTTTTTTCGAATAGAGCTTTGATTCCGTCAAGTTGTGCTACAGTCTCTTCTTCAGTTAGTGTAGGCTTTAAAATAAACATTGTTTCATAATGTTTTAATTTAGACATTGCGTTCTCCTTATAGTTTATGCCGATTTTCTTTTCAC is a genomic window containing:
- a CDS encoding site-specific integrase, with protein sequence MINDLKSINHFLHVSQTKNGVVFDPNKDLWDINDANRRIIFDFKKINLDNKNLYSCKNVFKWYLENHSSRHSENMYKYLKIFCKYISDNFENKISIITDMNLINFRGYLGKERDWYLGSLSGFLKKWYEMGDSCITKEAYGYLREIKIKGNPKGEAIATMDPFMGPFTDIELELIQTAINNSYAKNEIKTDDYILVWLFMIYGSRPIQFAQMKIKDVIFAKRNDGSYEVFLNIPRVKNRKGVRSEFKKRIVPVSFSNLILNYTAEIKNKFKDIFPNVSEAPLFFNNTSISYNEDNNYLLKYHLTTSQLSSKIENVLNHLKLKSERTNDFMHITPIRFRRTIGTRAAVEGHGSLIIAEILDHSDTQNAQVYVESRPEIIERLDRALALYMAPIAQAFSGTLVKDKSKAIRANDPEADIINPSIDKTCTPSGKCGSHSFCGQMSPLACYTCSSFQAWIDGPHEAVLQHLLRERERLLEVTDYRIASVNDKTIMAVAQIVKACMEYKDNKIEVIVDVAK
- a CDS encoding tyrosine-type recombinase/integrase; the encoded protein is MKRFKEKTIITSTGEIFPLLINSDTGIPDINSTLFILTQVRSKGKAAATIKYTLRNISFFKLLLEKYYMSEEFFLKRFEDGIIFHHYELEGIVEDCKFKIDDIIDDIINTKNDKPLFKTLSLKSLEKFRSANYLDKRNFVDKATAGNRLRTIRDYVIWLANGYLGRAKINSLNFLTLKDNLKDFKEKIEARIPAKSSNSLIDGKEGLSEEEMKTLLDLINRKSENNPFRGDFLKSRNEVIFVWLIKFGIRKGELLNIKISDIDFRKKQVKILRRADDIDDPRINKPNVKTKSRILAIPDKIMEITEHYILDYRSKIRGAKKNEYLIVSGTDGNPLSLEAISVMFRRLRKKIPTLPDDFTAHTLRHTWNDNFSKLMDKKEITEEREQQIRNYQMGWRDGSKMAENYTKRHVREKANEVINEMAENLFKNSRMEYKK
- a CDS encoding single-stranded DNA-binding protein — protein: MYNKVIMVGNLTRDIELKYLPSGAAIARSSIATSYKYKAQTGEQKEEVCFLEFNIFGRIAEVANQYLRKGSKVLLEGRLVYEQWTAQDGSNRNRHTLRVDEMKMLDSKGSNDGGGYNQNSYNQNQNYNQAPQQQEYNNNQASYDNYGGNMNQQRAASNIPEIDIDDEIPF
- the rpsF gene encoding 30S ribosomal protein S6, giving the protein MSKLKHYETMFILKPTLTEEETVAQLDGIKALFEKNGAEILSTDNIGIKELAYEIAKQKRGYYFVAYFKAPAAAIAEIERNYKNNENLVRFIFIKYETKKEIISWTKMSEEALKKAAK